The Falsibacillus pallidus genome has a segment encoding these proteins:
- a CDS encoding aminotransferase A: MEHLINEKVKMIEISGIRKFFNLVSDIEGMVSLTIGQPDFDTPEHIKAAGISAIEQNHTSYTHNAGLLPLREAACKYMAEKYGLTYDPASEAIVTVGASQAIDITLRTILSEGDEVILPGPVYPGYEPLIRLSGGNPIYADISSNKFRMSAEVIEQHLTDRTKCIILPYPSNPTGVSLTEEELSEIAELVRGKDIFILADEIYSEIVYGHKHKSIAKYLKEQTIVINGLSKSHSMTGWRIGLLFAPAAITKHIIKVHQYNVSCASSISQHAAYEALTNGKNDAADMTRVYRERRDYAFRRLSEMNLSTVNPDGAFYFFVKIPDYITHSSFEFAIDLAKRGKVAVVPGSAFSSFGEGFFRMSYACSMDMLKEGLDRMEEYLKNYK, from the coding sequence TTGGAACACTTAATCAATGAAAAAGTAAAAATGATTGAAATCTCAGGAATAAGAAAATTTTTTAACTTGGTGAGTGATATTGAGGGAATGGTCTCTTTGACAATCGGCCAGCCTGATTTTGATACACCCGAACATATCAAAGCTGCAGGCATATCTGCCATTGAGCAAAACCATACCTCCTATACGCACAATGCCGGACTCCTTCCATTAAGGGAAGCGGCTTGTAAATATATGGCTGAAAAATATGGCTTAACCTACGATCCGGCCTCGGAAGCCATCGTAACAGTAGGAGCCAGCCAGGCAATTGATATCACATTAAGAACGATATTATCAGAGGGTGATGAAGTCATCCTGCCTGGGCCTGTTTATCCTGGCTATGAACCTCTGATTCGGTTATCCGGCGGCAATCCTATTTATGCTGATATTTCATCCAATAAATTTCGTATGTCGGCGGAAGTCATTGAACAACATTTAACAGACCGGACAAAATGCATCATCCTCCCTTATCCATCAAATCCCACGGGAGTCAGTTTGACTGAAGAAGAGCTATCGGAAATTGCCGAGTTGGTCAGAGGAAAAGACATCTTTATTTTGGCGGATGAAATATATAGTGAAATCGTTTACGGCCATAAGCATAAATCAATTGCAAAGTATTTAAAAGAACAAACCATCGTCATCAATGGACTTTCAAAATCCCATTCCATGACTGGCTGGAGAATCGGACTTCTATTTGCACCGGCCGCGATCACAAAACACATTATAAAAGTCCATCAATATAATGTTTCATGCGCTTCATCGATTTCCCAGCATGCAGCATATGAAGCTCTTACTAATGGAAAAAATGATGCAGCTGACATGACGAGAGTATATAGAGAACGCAGAGATTATGCATTCAGACGGTTGTCAGAAATGAATCTTAGTACAGTCAATCCTGATGGAGCCTTCTACTTTTTTGTAAAAATCCCGGACTATATTACTCATTCATCTTTTGAATTCGCAATAGATTTGGCGAAGAGAGGAAAAGTAGCAGTCGTCCCTGGAAGTGCGTTTTCCTCTTTTGGGGAAGGGTTTTTCCGAATGTCCTACGCCTGCTCAATGGACATGCTAAAGGAAGGGCTTGACCGAATGGAAGAATATCTTAAAAATTACAAGTAA
- a CDS encoding DUF3993 domain-containing protein gives MNLKMVGRGVLLSAAFLFIALAVSAPAKASDSRMDMISATKDAFHAQVALSEKERSMGEVKQVLTPYFTDEFMDKFINENIVQTDNGYQTFGSDFAQYFIPFFTYEDGKTKAVNSTKDAIYVMEKFVDDGEGPVSFEDGYQWVRWIQTDDGWKIDDIGMGTPEDIAVKKETAKKKDDTPALANRLIGHFLTSFSFSPFKEAFYLFG, from the coding sequence ATGAATCTAAAAATGGTCGGCAGGGGAGTTTTGTTATCGGCAGCGTTCCTTTTTATCGCGTTAGCAGTGTCTGCACCGGCAAAGGCATCTGATAGCAGAATGGACATGATTTCAGCAACCAAAGATGCTTTTCATGCCCAAGTCGCGTTAAGCGAAAAGGAAAGATCTATGGGGGAAGTAAAACAAGTATTGACACCTTATTTCACTGATGAGTTCATGGATAAATTCATAAATGAAAATATCGTTCAAACCGATAATGGATATCAGACATTCGGCTCTGACTTTGCGCAATATTTTATACCGTTTTTCACCTATGAGGATGGAAAGACAAAAGCAGTTAATAGTACTAAAGATGCTATTTATGTAATGGAAAAATTCGTAGATGATGGTGAAGGTCCTGTATCTTTTGAAGATGGCTATCAATGGGTTAGATGGATTCAAACGGATGATGGATGGAAAATCGATGATATCGGGATGGGCACTCCGGAAGATATCGCAGTTAAAAAGGAAACGGCTAAGAAAAAAGATGACACGCCAGCTTTGGCCAATCGTCTGATAGGGCATTTTTTAACTTCATTTTCATTTTCTCCATTTAAAGAAGCTTTTTATTTGTTCGGTTAA
- a CDS encoding DinB family protein, with protein sequence MKTSMKEVMKHHQDYLTWLESLKETDENWFHAPIGEGKWSPSAIISHIMFWDVHCMDEKFPMIGSGNTVKDFPPFETVNQAAWKYAKDKKSEELIEEGMSTRMKLIQKAAVFKEEDLDVRFKVGSNEMTLAELFLDFIWHDKHHMNQVDQFLKTRTGG encoded by the coding sequence ATGAAAACGTCCATGAAAGAAGTCATGAAACATCATCAGGATTACTTGACCTGGCTTGAATCTTTAAAAGAAACCGATGAAAATTGGTTCCACGCACCAATCGGTGAAGGGAAATGGTCTCCAAGCGCCATCATCAGTCATATCATGTTTTGGGATGTTCATTGCATGGATGAAAAGTTCCCTATGATCGGGAGCGGCAACACAGTAAAAGATTTCCCTCCATTTGAAACAGTTAATCAGGCTGCATGGAAATATGCAAAAGATAAGAAAAGCGAGGAACTGATAGAGGAAGGTATGAGTACAAGGATGAAGCTGATCCAAAAGGCTGCAGTCTTCAAAGAGGAAGATCTCGATGTGAGATTTAAGGTCGGCAGCAATGAAATGACGCTGGCTGAATTATTCCTGGATTTTATATGGCATGATAAACACCATATGAATCAAGTGGATCAATTCCTCAAGACACGCACCGGTGGATGA
- a CDS encoding YkyB family protein, producing MNSQGKTTPSNTTIENLSRAIFTVNRHAKTATNPKFLYNLKRQAILKMLKEGKAKKLGLHFSENPKFSKQQSDVLVKCGEYLFHIPPCKHDFENLTHLGELDYSTRNPNYRMPLTHAKNLLQKYTGVKEESKQPPGKKKYSKPVFKKLGDSFF from the coding sequence TTGAATTCTCAAGGAAAAACCACCCCTTCCAACACTACTATAGAAAACCTCTCCCGTGCTATTTTTACCGTAAATCGGCATGCCAAAACAGCTACCAACCCCAAATTTTTATACAACCTAAAAAGACAAGCCATCCTCAAAATGCTTAAAGAAGGCAAAGCAAAAAAACTTGGATTACACTTTTCGGAAAATCCCAAATTCAGCAAGCAGCAATCCGATGTACTCGTTAAATGTGGAGAATACTTGTTTCATATTCCCCCATGCAAACACGATTTTGAAAATCTGACGCACCTTGGTGAACTGGACTATTCAACAAGAAATCCAAATTATCGAATGCCTTTGACTCACGCTAAAAACCTCCTGCAAAAATACACTGGCGTCAAAGAAGAATCAAAGCAGCCTCCGGGCAAGAAAAAATATTCAAAGCCTGTATTTAAGAAACTTGGAGACAGTTTCTTTTAA
- a CDS encoding bifunctional diguanylate cyclase/phosphodiesterase → MEQLEKILNNELLNENKNKIKEILYEVILHHINDAVFIMKVEHGECERFKYLFVNEIGLKQAGLSSESIGSYMDEVIGDHEASITLQSKYKKILKNSKGTSYYDRIELPNGKSIVNQSILTPIHNEETGEIEFVVAISRDMTATFDEKNMLLESEQRYRSIIDHNLDAILSLDDKGRIINANSASKSMMGYCEKELVQRSIFNLVPDEELASISHMLKEALSGNAKEMSICSIIHKKGNELLVQLKSIPIVVNDSIIGIYVIIRDMTEHSRNTETIKYMAFHDQLTGLWNRRALLEHLQDEIPKAQAERVEMALLYIDLDRFKYFNDTLGHKTGDEILKKIADRLMNLSLMRYRIYRLGGDEFVVVLLQAHRSCAEKAAQKILAVFSEPVYLMEEEYFITPSIGISMFPSDGKDTESLIKSADSALFQVKQKGKAHYRFYNADMNVAFPNYILMESHLRRAIEKNELIIYYQPQVNLITGKMDSFEALLRWQNPVFGFVAPSQFIPLAEDTGLIIPIGEWVIENVCKQIASWREKGHQNIRIAINISPKQFLQHKLPEFIKNALIKYDLPPNVLEIEITEGAMQDTRMTLMMLNRLKEIGVVISVDDFGTGYSSLNYLKRFPLDILKIDQSFVKEIKMNSKDAAITKTIIHLAHSLGLEVIAEGVEDFSQVEFLLDAKCQKAQGFYFSKPVSPNEIETNLLVANM, encoded by the coding sequence ATGGAGCAGCTTGAAAAGATTCTCAATAATGAACTACTAAATGAAAATAAAAATAAAATTAAAGAGATTCTCTATGAGGTCATTCTCCACCATATTAATGATGCTGTATTCATTATGAAAGTGGAGCATGGGGAATGCGAAAGATTCAAATATCTATTTGTCAATGAAATAGGATTGAAGCAGGCAGGTTTATCTTCTGAAAGCATTGGCAGCTATATGGATGAGGTCATTGGCGATCACGAAGCCTCCATCACTCTTCAAAGTAAATACAAGAAGATTCTGAAGAACTCAAAGGGAACTTCCTATTACGACAGAATTGAACTGCCAAATGGGAAATCCATCGTTAATCAGTCTATATTGACTCCTATACATAATGAAGAGACTGGTGAAATTGAATTTGTCGTAGCAATATCAAGGGATATGACAGCAACATTTGATGAAAAAAATATGCTGTTGGAAAGTGAACAGAGATATCGATCCATTATTGATCACAATCTTGATGCGATACTTTCACTGGATGATAAAGGCAGAATTATTAATGCCAATTCTGCGAGCAAATCAATGATGGGGTATTGTGAAAAAGAACTTGTTCAGCGATCAATCTTCAATTTGGTACCGGATGAAGAGCTTGCTTCTATTTCTCATATGCTAAAAGAAGCCCTCTCAGGGAATGCGAAAGAAATGAGCATTTGCAGCATCATCCACAAAAAAGGAAATGAACTGCTTGTACAGTTAAAGTCCATTCCCATTGTGGTGAATGATTCTATAATTGGCATCTATGTGATTATAAGAGATATGACTGAACATTCCCGAAATACGGAAACCATAAAGTATATGGCATTTCATGATCAATTAACAGGTCTCTGGAACAGACGTGCCCTTTTGGAGCATTTACAGGATGAAATTCCGAAAGCTCAAGCTGAAAGGGTGGAAATGGCCCTGCTCTATATTGATTTGGACAGGTTCAAATACTTCAATGATACATTGGGCCACAAGACTGGTGATGAAATTTTGAAGAAAATCGCTGACAGGCTCATGAATCTTTCGTTGATGAGATATAGGATCTACCGTCTGGGTGGGGATGAATTTGTCGTTGTCCTGCTTCAAGCCCATAGAAGCTGTGCAGAGAAAGCAGCACAGAAGATATTGGCTGTATTCAGTGAACCCGTTTACTTAATGGAGGAAGAATATTTTATCACTCCTTCAATTGGAATCAGCATGTTTCCGAGTGACGGAAAAGATACAGAATCGTTGATTAAAAGTGCCGACAGCGCTCTTTTCCAAGTCAAACAAAAAGGCAAAGCGCATTATCGGTTTTATAATGCAGATATGAATGTAGCCTTTCCGAATTACATTTTAATGGAGTCCCATCTGAGAAGGGCGATCGAAAAAAATGAGCTGATCATTTATTATCAGCCCCAAGTAAATTTGATAACGGGGAAGATGGATAGTTTCGAGGCGCTCCTAAGATGGCAGAATCCCGTATTTGGCTTTGTGGCTCCATCTCAATTCATCCCTTTAGCAGAAGATACAGGGTTGATTATACCAATCGGGGAGTGGGTCATTGAAAATGTATGCAAACAGATTGCATCCTGGAGAGAAAAAGGCCACCAAAATATTAGGATAGCCATTAATATCTCACCGAAGCAGTTTTTGCAGCACAAGCTGCCGGAATTCATCAAAAATGCCTTAATAAAGTATGATTTACCTCCAAATGTACTGGAAATCGAAATAACAGAAGGCGCGATGCAGGATACCAGGATGACGCTGATGATGCTTAATCGATTAAAAGAAATCGGTGTGGTCATTTCTGTCGATGACTTTGGCACAGGCTATTCTTCATTGAATTATCTTAAGAGGTTTCCACTTGACATATTAAAAATCGACCAGTCATTTGTAAAGGAAATCAAAATGAACAGCAAAGATGCTGCCATTACAAAAACAATTATTCACTTAGCTCATAGCCTTGGACTTGAGGTGATTGCTGAAGGGGTAGAAGATTTTAGCCAGGTGGAGTTTTTGCTCGATGCCAAATGCCAAAAGGCACAGGGATTCTATTTCAGTAAACCTGTCAGTCCAAATGAAATTGAAACGAATTTGCTTGTTGCAAATATGTAG
- the cbpB gene encoding cyclic-di-AMP-binding protein CbpB produces the protein MISVQSKEFLETKIDEHIIPSEKVAHVQMGNNLEHALLLLTKSGYSAVPVLDPQYKLHGLLNSALITESILGLEKIEYEKLENKRVEDVMMTDFPRIRLGENFKKAMDLLVDNNFLCVEDKDGVFEGIFTRRTMLKQLRGYVNRLNHL, from the coding sequence ATGATTTCAGTGCAAAGCAAAGAATTTTTAGAAACAAAAATTGACGAACATATTATCCCGTCTGAGAAAGTTGCTCATGTTCAGATGGGGAATAATCTTGAACACGCATTATTACTTTTGACTAAAAGCGGATATTCTGCAGTACCTGTTCTGGATCCACAATATAAATTGCACGGACTGCTCAATTCTGCCTTAATAACAGAATCCATTTTAGGGTTGGAGAAAATCGAATATGAAAAACTCGAAAATAAACGGGTTGAAGATGTGATGATGACTGATTTTCCCCGTATTCGTCTAGGGGAAAATTTCAAGAAAGCAATGGATTTGCTGGTTGATAACAACTTCCTTTGCGTGGAGGACAAAGATGGAGTCTTTGAAGGAATCTTTACACGCAGGACTATGCTCAAACAGCTAAGGGGTTATGTCAATCGATTGAATCACTTATAA
- the corA gene encoding magnesium/cobalt transporter CorA, with translation MIRTCLCRNNGVIEYDAPLNRCKDEDILWYWVDFSDPTSKEDVQLEEFFHFHPLAVEDCLDTFSQRPKLDFYEGYFFIVLHALDHATIDPKEVDVFVNDHFIVTYHKHPVREINQIWDGMKNTSEPLGQTPFNILHAIIDKFVDEFFPPVYSIEDRLNVIEDNSGEETVNELMDHLFDIRHEMSKLRRSLIPMRDLLYRILHSERMAFLKDQQLYFQDVYDHLIKLVEMLESYRDFSADIRDNYLSINSDKMNNIMMTLTVITTIFMPLTFIAGVYGMNFRVMPELHWKYGYFAVLGVMLIIAAIMFMMFMKIGWLRFNKPKMKRKRFLKLK, from the coding sequence ATGATTCGAACATGTTTATGCAGGAATAATGGAGTCATCGAATACGATGCGCCCCTAAATAGATGCAAGGATGAAGATATTCTCTGGTATTGGGTTGATTTTTCAGATCCAACTTCTAAAGAGGATGTCCAATTAGAGGAGTTCTTCCATTTCCATCCCCTTGCTGTAGAAGATTGCCTTGACACTTTCAGCCAGAGGCCAAAATTGGATTTTTACGAAGGATATTTTTTTATTGTGCTGCATGCATTGGATCATGCAACCATTGATCCAAAAGAAGTAGATGTTTTCGTTAATGATCATTTCATCGTAACGTATCATAAACATCCTGTTCGTGAGATTAACCAAATATGGGATGGAATGAAGAACACCAGCGAGCCTTTAGGTCAAACCCCATTTAATATTCTTCACGCTATAATAGATAAATTTGTCGATGAGTTCTTTCCGCCTGTCTACAGTATTGAAGACCGCTTAAATGTAATTGAGGATAATTCCGGGGAAGAGACGGTTAATGAACTGATGGATCATCTATTTGATATCCGACATGAAATGTCCAAGCTTAGAAGATCGCTGATTCCTATGAGAGATCTTCTATATCGGATCCTTCACTCAGAAAGAATGGCTTTTTTGAAAGACCAGCAGCTATACTTTCAGGATGTTTATGACCACCTGATAAAGCTTGTGGAGATGCTGGAATCTTACCGTGATTTTTCAGCGGATATAAGAGATAATTATTTATCCATCAATTCAGATAAAATGAATAACATCATGATGACACTTACAGTAATCACTACGATATTCATGCCATTGACATTCATCGCGGGAGTATATGGTATGAACTTTAGAGTCATGCCCGAATTGCACTGGAAATATGGCTATTTTGCCGTATTGGGAGTGATGCTGATTATTGCTGCTATCATGTTCATGATGTTTATGAAAATCGGCTGGCTGCGGTTCAACAAACCGAAAATGAAGAGAAAAAGATTCCTGAAATTAAAGTAA
- a CDS encoding YkuJ family protein, giving the protein MSQLLGIIQRLKTMQETNENGEVQQRLFEMNGKTLCQVKYFPSTGAFELEVYDTDSKANKFQFDDMDIAAIEIFDLLQEERDPSK; this is encoded by the coding sequence ATGTCTCAATTACTCGGAATTATTCAACGACTAAAAACAATGCAGGAAACAAACGAAAATGGTGAAGTACAGCAAAGACTTTTTGAAATGAACGGGAAGACACTTTGCCAAGTGAAATACTTTCCTTCCACTGGAGCTTTTGAACTTGAAGTTTATGATACAGATTCAAAAGCTAATAAATTTCAATTTGATGACATGGATATCGCTGCAATTGAAATTTTTGATTTATTGCAGGAAGAAAGAGATCCATCTAAATAA
- a CDS encoding glutaredoxin family protein — protein sequence MKEVIVYSQPECPPCEIVKLFLKEHSIPFKEKNIKIDSKAKKELINHYKAFSTPVTIIDGEAVIGFDLEKISSLLNIK from the coding sequence ATGAAAGAAGTAATCGTTTATTCACAGCCGGAATGTCCTCCTTGTGAAATCGTGAAACTATTCCTCAAGGAACATTCCATCCCATTTAAAGAGAAGAACATAAAAATTGATTCCAAGGCAAAAAAAGAATTGATAAACCATTACAAAGCTTTTTCCACACCGGTTACTATCATCGATGGAGAAGCTGTAATAGGATTTGATCTCGAGAAAATATCTTCTCTTTTAAACATTAAATAA
- the fadH gene encoding 2,4-dienoyl-CoA reductase, protein MENKVVIVTGGSSGMGKYMAKRFVDGGAKVVITGRNLEKLEAAKNEISSSGDDVLIVQMDVREPAHVENMINETVRTFGTIDYLVNNAAGNFICPAEKLSVNGWKSVIDIVLNGTFYCSRLVGEYWIEKGIKGSIINMVATYAWNAGAGVIHSAAAKAGVLSMTRTLAVEWGHKYGIRTNAIAPGPIERTGGAEKLWESEEAAKRTLNSVPLHRLGTPEEIAELAYFLFSDKAGYINGECITMDGGQWLNPFPF, encoded by the coding sequence GTGGAAAATAAAGTTGTGATTGTAACTGGTGGTTCAAGCGGGATGGGAAAATACATGGCTAAAAGATTTGTCGATGGCGGCGCCAAAGTTGTGATAACAGGAAGAAACTTAGAAAAGCTGGAAGCAGCGAAAAATGAAATTTCTTCATCAGGTGACGATGTACTGATCGTCCAAATGGATGTTAGGGAACCGGCACATGTTGAGAACATGATCAATGAGACCGTGAGAACGTTTGGTACAATTGATTACTTAGTCAATAATGCGGCAGGGAATTTTATTTGCCCTGCTGAGAAGCTATCGGTAAATGGATGGAAGTCTGTAATCGATATCGTATTGAATGGAACTTTTTATTGTTCACGTCTTGTCGGTGAATATTGGATCGAGAAGGGAATCAAGGGGAGCATCATCAATATGGTTGCTACTTATGCATGGAATGCCGGAGCTGGAGTCATACATTCAGCAGCAGCAAAGGCAGGAGTGCTATCCATGACACGGACGTTGGCAGTTGAATGGGGGCACAAATATGGAATCCGAACTAACGCCATTGCCCCGGGTCCGATTGAAAGGACTGGCGGCGCAGAAAAGCTATGGGAATCAGAAGAAGCTGCTAAAAGGACATTGAACAGCGTTCCCCTTCATCGCCTTGGAACACCGGAGGAAATTGCAGAGTTGGCTTATTTCCTATTCTCCGATAAAGCAGGCTATATTAATGGAGAATGTATAACAATGGATGGAGGCCAATGGCTGAATCCTTTTCCGTTTTGA
- a CDS encoding RDD family protein: MELLEKNDMIVEKEPVYAGFWKRFAAYLLDGIFLGIPLAGITVLVFLFFFGATGFFEGIDDPDYVDQELTNSQLIGMFAAYGIVVIINLLASILYYAGFHSSKMQATPGKRILGLKVTDLNGNRISFWRALGRLLAMSFLSTILMIGYIIAAFTEKKQALHDLIAGTIVVKR, translated from the coding sequence ATGGAATTGCTTGAAAAGAATGATATGATTGTCGAAAAAGAGCCGGTGTATGCCGGGTTTTGGAAACGATTTGCTGCTTATCTTCTAGATGGAATATTTTTAGGGATTCCTCTGGCAGGGATCACCGTTCTTGTTTTTCTTTTCTTCTTCGGAGCTACAGGCTTTTTTGAAGGAATTGATGATCCTGACTACGTTGATCAGGAACTCACAAACAGCCAGCTTATCGGTATGTTTGCTGCCTATGGCATAGTGGTCATCATTAATTTATTGGCATCCATCCTGTATTACGCCGGATTCCATTCATCAAAGATGCAGGCTACGCCAGGGAAGAGGATACTCGGACTTAAGGTTACTGACTTAAATGGCAATCGAATTTCATTCTGGCGTGCCTTAGGAAGACTTCTGGCCATGAGTTTCCTTTCCACAATCCTAATGATCGGCTACATAATTGCAGCATTTACAGAAAAAAAACAGGCGCTTCACGATCTCATCGCCGGAACAATAGTAGTAAAACGATAA
- a CDS encoding EAL domain-containing protein, with amino-acid sequence MDPLEILTKSERVVPFFQAIFSADEHRVIGYEILGRFQTGEEFESLGPFFQDVHIPEEFRIEIDNLVLTKALEKALMSEEETLLFINRELDLLMADNGEQLLSILQEFEEKGLSLNRIVLEISEGNYNGDITDLNHFLRYLKALGIKIALDKMGEENGQLDRISQLSPDILKVDLKALRTDIGNTTLKDILFSISLLARKVGASLLFTSIEMDFQLQFAWLNGGRYYQGFFLHKPNSDFTEEYVCKKELQSKFEKYIEHEKNKLAMVYRLADGLQEKLQQFFLSSKKGSEPDPTLKLIAEELEDMSFRLYICDENGIQQSSNYFKKDKNWILQAEYKGKNWSWRPYFLENIVKMNRDQKGLLSDLYSDLETGQNIRTFSYPLKNGQFLFIDLSYEFLYEQEGLLR; translated from the coding sequence ATGGATCCACTAGAGATACTAACAAAAAGTGAAAGGGTTGTACCATTTTTTCAGGCAATTTTCAGTGCAGATGAACATAGGGTCATCGGTTACGAAATCCTTGGCAGATTCCAAACAGGGGAAGAATTTGAAAGCTTGGGCCCATTCTTTCAGGATGTGCATATTCCAGAGGAATTCAGGATTGAAATTGATAATCTTGTTTTAACAAAAGCATTAGAGAAGGCATTGATGAGCGAAGAAGAAACTCTTTTATTTATCAATCGGGAACTCGACCTCTTAATGGCTGATAATGGTGAACAGCTTCTTTCCATACTTCAGGAATTTGAGGAGAAGGGATTGTCTTTAAATCGGATTGTCCTCGAAATTTCCGAAGGGAACTACAACGGTGATATAACGGATTTAAACCATTTTTTAAGATATCTGAAAGCGTTGGGTATCAAGATCGCTTTAGACAAGATGGGGGAAGAAAACGGACAGCTTGACCGGATAAGCCAGCTGTCACCCGATATATTAAAAGTTGACCTTAAAGCACTTAGGACAGATATCGGAAATACGACTTTAAAGGATATTCTATTTTCGATATCCCTCCTGGCGCGAAAAGTTGGGGCATCCCTTTTATTTACGAGTATTGAAATGGATTTTCAGCTTCAATTTGCCTGGCTGAATGGTGGAAGGTATTATCAGGGATTCTTCCTTCATAAGCCCAACAGTGATTTTACAGAAGAATATGTGTGCAAAAAAGAACTCCAGTCTAAATTTGAAAAATATATTGAACATGAGAAAAATAAATTAGCAATGGTCTACAGGCTTGCGGACGGACTGCAAGAAAAGCTTCAGCAGTTTTTTCTGAGCAGCAAAAAAGGGAGCGAACCGGATCCAACCTTGAAATTAATAGCGGAAGAATTAGAAGACATGAGCTTCAGACTTTATATATGCGACGAAAATGGAATTCAGCAGTCCTCCAACTATTTTAAGAAGGATAAGAACTGGATTTTGCAAGCTGAATATAAAGGGAAAAACTGGAGCTGGCGTCCGTATTTCCTTGAAAATATTGTTAAAATGAATCGTGATCAAAAAGGTCTGCTATCGGATTTATATAGTGATTTAGAAACCGGGCAGAATATCCGGACATTTTCATACCCGTTAAAAAACGGCCAATTTTTATTTATCGACTTGTCCTATGAATTTCTCTACGAACAGGAAGGACTGCTAAGGTAG
- a CDS encoding chemotaxis protein: MENNKGILLESGTNELEIIEFELQNSKFGINVIKVKEIIQPVPTTKIPHAHPIVEGIIQLRGEVLPVINLAKALDMEMGAEVDPAKEKFIVSQFNKQSVIFRVHNVTRIHRISWEQIEKPSQMYQGSAVQVVGVIKRNDEMVLLLDFEKILLDIDPESGIHTDRIKKLGKRERSEKRIVVAEDSPLLRKLLHDTLMEAGYVHTEFFENGKDAFTYLQKQAEQSDAAKLPDFIITDIEMPQMDGHHLTKKIKEHAILSSIPVVIFSSLITEDLKHKGEMVGAEGQVSKPEIEELVLLMDKLMK, translated from the coding sequence ATGGAAAATAATAAAGGTATTCTGCTTGAAAGCGGAACGAATGAATTAGAAATAATAGAATTCGAGTTGCAAAATAGTAAATTCGGAATCAATGTCATTAAGGTTAAAGAAATCATTCAGCCTGTACCAACAACTAAGATTCCGCATGCTCATCCTATTGTTGAAGGAATCATACAGCTTCGGGGAGAAGTGCTGCCGGTCATCAATTTAGCCAAGGCTCTGGATATGGAAATGGGTGCAGAGGTCGATCCTGCAAAGGAGAAGTTCATTGTTTCACAATTCAATAAACAAAGCGTGATTTTCCGAGTACATAATGTAACGCGTATACACCGGATTTCTTGGGAACAAATCGAAAAGCCTTCCCAGATGTATCAAGGCAGTGCAGTACAAGTCGTCGGTGTGATTAAACGAAATGACGAAATGGTCCTTCTGTTAGATTTCGAAAAAATCCTTTTGGATATTGATCCTGAATCCGGAATCCATACGGACAGAATAAAAAAGCTTGGTAAGAGGGAGAGATCTGAAAAACGGATTGTCGTCGCAGAGGATTCTCCGCTATTAAGAAAGCTTCTTCATGATACGCTAATGGAGGCGGGCTACGTCCATACAGAGTTTTTTGAGAATGGAAAAGATGCTTTCACCTATCTTCAGAAGCAAGCCGAACAAAGCGACGCTGCAAAGCTTCCAGATTTCATCATTACAGATATAGAAATGCCCCAGATGGATGGACATCATTTGACGAAAAAAATAAAAGAACATGCGATTCTATCTTCAATTCCAGTCGTTATCTTTTCTTCATTGATTACAGAAGATCTGAAGCATAAAGGGGAAATGGTTGGGGCAGAAGGGCAGGTAAGCAAGCCTGAGATAGAAGAACTGGTATTGTTAATGGATAAATTAATGAAATAA